Proteins encoded in a region of the Chryseobacterium piperi genome:
- a CDS encoding translocation/assembly module TamB domain-containing protein — protein MAKLENNNENENKKSVADNLGDQVQKAVENVEGRVKDTVKEASELASDAIQHPVETAHEFGKQAAKDVTSYSWWAKLLLILFWLGFSLVVAVIVIINLPVTKQWAADQALQIVNKDFKADMSTESVEVNYFGNVTIRGLRVKDYKGFEFIKARVFRANSDWISLAVGAISGKSNSLSFNSLTMVNADVKVITYKGDSISNFIRFTQLFDNGKKRDPKKPPFQLNSRVQIIDSKVSIVNQNSPGEAGKWLTATKVNLKAPNVKINGADISALINNFSFVTTRWGKSHLVDTFSTELSMTEDFLSLKDLTFNTDHSLLQGNIKFNLNHGSWADFADKVRWDMNIEQGSQLSGYDISYFVTNWDNFKPFNLSGKMTGPLNKFHLDNFLIRNPEVNIATNTMKVNNLLKGNFLIETNRLSTDFTYKDLKAMMPTFISRKMKNFADDFGRLKYNGAARVNPNQVYIPNGSLITGIGQATITKLSLTDYSTNLPKYSGYVEVKDLNTSVITKNKSVGLISGKFDISGQSFDVNTMRLTTKSQIASIEIMNKEINNLYLDGLLDHKKYNGTITVNDEQAKATVKGLIDFSTSRIAMDVNADVTYLNMNYFTDKPGNQIVSGQVNGKMAMSSINDLTVDVEANNINFATTTQKYVVPNAKLKTFIEDGRRVISVDAPGAVTGKISGKYNLADLTGMVENGLGRILVGPPPRKLYRDQNFIMNFDVQQGLVSYFMPDLKLPQGAYVDGKYDGNSNDLILNVEAASLKYIINKEVDIAEADKALAEANPAYKINEHENMTRDSAMVDSVIVRVNTANLDEQIYARISKVEYNKNILKELTLSGSNENNTVLHLATKFKHGSVEDALDDNLKEYAINVNQSTNDSGDYVFKFDPTEMKFNDVTWAVDTSPELDHSITYRKKTSDFEIRNLKIYSDKSVLFIKESTFKSAKDFYVDAEINEFSIEKLLEMQSGGNSLDIKGLANGTVKIRMDKSTLQPLIDLTVDDIKMNGNDMGDLTISATNSFSLNVYDIDIKVTSAGVIGNNNLHVTGTVNNNTATPKIDLVAAMREFDVSFAQQFVQTIFGNLRGKATGDLKISGTLKDLDYSGDIALKEFGLKLLFTGVDYSFDDTVIPLTRGLAILNSIEVHDGRSNSKGNISGAIQFETLSSMGVNLVMRADNLLMLNTTQKDFDLFWGRVYGQGDLYVDGPVSGLSISTPNMKALNGSTFTFNSSSTSNVEEFKMLRFLKEGKDGLITLEEKKKTGANMNIDFSLDVDKGTTVNVLVGDDVGNITVKGEADRLKFQMSRQGNIAMNGTYKVDNGTFISKAILNKTFQIEKGSSIRWDGDAMKPALNITANYVRMVSNAGDYLNMGSLQPISILLQANITQSLVDPKIDLGVSALDVSSQVKETLAAKMSQDGEKVLQFGSVLLLNSFNVSNTGGVGVDFAGVAESSGYNMLLKQLGSVLNTMSNEFQIDLNYVKGDQSSNVGDRANAGVSFALSPRIKVKTGLGIPLTKTENTETNYLSGEGSIEYDISKKNDGSLILRGYSKPSNIGGVGSGLGVGTNGSANQAYGGGVVWSKSFNSLFKRKKKDKNQPVANERIKTDSVKSSVK, from the coding sequence ATGGCAAAGTTAGAGAATAATAACGAAAATGAGAATAAAAAATCTGTAGCTGACAACTTAGGTGATCAGGTTCAGAAAGCTGTTGAAAATGTTGAAGGAAGGGTAAAGGATACGGTGAAGGAAGCGTCAGAATTAGCTTCAGATGCTATTCAGCATCCTGTAGAAACGGCTCATGAGTTTGGAAAACAGGCTGCGAAGGATGTTACCAGTTATTCCTGGTGGGCAAAACTTTTGTTGATTTTATTCTGGTTAGGATTTTCTCTTGTTGTGGCTGTTATTGTGATTATTAACCTTCCTGTTACAAAACAGTGGGCAGCCGATCAGGCATTACAGATTGTCAATAAAGATTTTAAAGCAGATATGTCCACCGAAAGTGTGGAGGTCAATTATTTTGGAAACGTTACGATCAGAGGGCTGAGAGTTAAAGATTACAAAGGCTTTGAGTTTATTAAGGCAAGAGTGTTCAGGGCCAATTCCGATTGGATATCACTTGCTGTGGGAGCCATTTCAGGAAAAAGTAATTCATTGAGCTTTAATTCACTCACAATGGTGAACGCGGATGTTAAAGTAATTACTTATAAAGGAGATAGTATTTCTAACTTTATCCGATTCACACAATTATTTGATAATGGCAAAAAGAGAGATCCTAAAAAGCCTCCTTTTCAGCTAAACTCTCGCGTACAGATCATTGATTCCAAAGTTTCTATCGTTAATCAAAACTCACCCGGAGAAGCGGGGAAATGGTTAACCGCTACCAAGGTAAATTTAAAAGCTCCCAATGTTAAGATTAATGGCGCTGATATCTCAGCATTAATTAATAATTTTTCCTTCGTCACTACAAGATGGGGTAAATCTCATTTAGTAGATACTTTCTCTACGGAACTGTCGATGACTGAGGATTTTCTTTCCCTTAAAGATTTAACATTCAATACGGACCATAGCCTTTTACAAGGAAATATTAAATTTAATCTGAACCATGGTTCATGGGCAGATTTTGCTGATAAAGTACGCTGGGACATGAATATTGAGCAAGGTAGCCAGCTTAGCGGTTATGACATCAGTTATTTTGTAACCAATTGGGATAACTTTAAGCCATTCAATCTTTCCGGGAAAATGACAGGTCCTTTGAATAAATTTCATTTGGATAACTTTCTTATCAGAAACCCGGAGGTGAATATTGCTACCAATACCATGAAGGTGAATAATCTTCTGAAAGGAAATTTTTTAATAGAAACCAATCGTCTTTCCACAGATTTTACCTATAAGGATCTGAAAGCTATGATGCCTACATTTATCTCCAGAAAAATGAAGAATTTTGCGGATGATTTCGGACGGTTAAAATATAATGGAGCGGCAAGGGTAAATCCTAATCAGGTTTATATTCCGAATGGGAGCTTAATAACAGGGATTGGACAAGCTACCATAACTAAGCTTTCGCTGACAGACTATAGTACAAACCTGCCTAAATATTCCGGTTATGTAGAGGTAAAAGACTTAAATACATCGGTCATCACAAAAAATAAGTCAGTAGGTTTGATTTCGGGAAAATTTGATATCAGCGGACAAAGTTTTGATGTGAATACCATGAGACTGACTACAAAATCTCAGATTGCCAGCATTGAAATCATGAATAAAGAAATTAATAATCTTTATTTAGATGGCTTATTGGATCACAAAAAATATAATGGAACCATCACGGTGAATGATGAACAGGCAAAAGCTACCGTAAAAGGATTGATTGATTTCAGTACCTCAAGGATTGCCATGGACGTTAATGCAGATGTGACTTATCTGAATATGAATTATTTCACAGATAAGCCCGGAAACCAGATTGTAAGCGGACAGGTAAACGGCAAGATGGCAATGTCATCTATTAATGATCTGACGGTAGATGTTGAAGCCAACAATATCAATTTTGCCACGACAACTCAAAAGTATGTTGTTCCAAATGCAAAACTTAAAACTTTTATAGAAGATGGAAGAAGGGTTATTTCTGTCGATGCACCGGGAGCTGTTACTGGAAAAATTTCCGGTAAATATAACCTGGCAGATCTTACAGGAATGGTGGAGAACGGATTAGGAAGAATATTAGTAGGGCCACCACCAAGAAAATTATACAGAGATCAAAACTTCATTATGAATTTTGATGTTCAGCAGGGGTTGGTTAGTTATTTTATGCCGGATTTAAAGTTACCTCAGGGTGCCTATGTAGATGGAAAATATGACGGGAATTCTAACGATTTGATCCTTAATGTGGAGGCTGCTTCATTAAAGTATATAATAAATAAGGAAGTCGATATTGCCGAAGCCGATAAGGCTTTGGCTGAAGCAAATCCTGCTTACAAAATTAATGAACATGAAAATATGACCAGGGATAGCGCTATGGTTGATAGTGTAATAGTACGGGTAAATACAGCTAACCTCGATGAACAGATATATGCCAGAATAAGTAAAGTAGAATATAATAAAAACATTCTTAAAGAGCTTACTTTAAGTGGAAGCAATGAGAATAATACTGTTTTACACCTGGCGACTAAGTTTAAACATGGCAGTGTTGAGGATGCATTGGATGACAACTTAAAAGAGTATGCCATTAATGTCAATCAATCTACGAATGATTCGGGGGATTATGTATTCAAATTTGATCCAACAGAGATGAAATTTAATGATGTTACCTGGGCTGTGGACACAAGTCCGGAGCTCGATCATTCCATTACCTATAGGAAAAAAACAAGTGATTTTGAGATTAGAAATCTTAAGATTTATTCCGATAAAAGTGTCTTGTTCATTAAGGAGTCTACGTTTAAATCAGCCAAAGACTTTTATGTAGATGCTGAGATTAATGAGTTTTCTATTGAAAAGCTATTAGAGATGCAGTCCGGAGGAAATTCCCTGGATATTAAAGGTCTGGCTAATGGAACAGTGAAGATACGAATGGATAAGAGTACGCTCCAGCCATTGATAGACTTAACTGTCGATGATATCAAGATGAACGGAAATGATATGGGAGATCTTACCATTTCTGCTACCAACAGTTTCTCTTTAAATGTTTATGATATAGATATTAAGGTTACTTCAGCAGGAGTAATCGGAAATAATAATTTACATGTTACAGGAACCGTAAATAATAATACTGCTACACCGAAAATCGATCTTGTAGCTGCCATGCGAGAATTTGATGTTTCATTTGCGCAGCAATTTGTACAGACCATCTTTGGAAATTTAAGAGGAAAAGCAACCGGGGATCTTAAGATTAGCGGTACTCTTAAAGATCTGGATTACAGTGGAGACATTGCTTTAAAGGAATTTGGTTTAAAGCTTCTGTTTACCGGTGTAGATTATTCGTTTGATGATACTGTAATACCTTTAACAAGAGGCTTAGCGATTCTTAATAGTATTGAGGTTCATGATGGAAGATCAAATTCTAAAGGAAACATATCAGGAGCTATCCAGTTTGAAACACTTTCTTCGATGGGGGTCAACCTCGTAATGAGGGCAGATAATTTACTTATGCTGAATACGACTCAGAAAGATTTTGACTTATTCTGGGGAAGGGTATACGGACAGGGAGATTTATATGTGGATGGTCCTGTATCAGGTTTAAGTATTTCAACACCTAATATGAAGGCACTTAACGGAAGTACATTTACTTTTAACTCGAGTTCTACTTCTAATGTTGAGGAATTTAAGATGCTTAGATTCCTGAAAGAAGGAAAAGACGGATTGATTACGCTTGAAGAGAAGAAGAAGACAGGAGCGAATATGAATATAGACTTTAGTCTGGATGTTGATAAAGGAACGACTGTAAATGTTTTGGTAGGAGATGATGTAGGAAATATTACGGTAAAGGGTGAGGCGGACAGGCTAAAATTCCAGATGAGCAGACAAGGGAATATTGCTATGAACGGAACGTATAAGGTAGATAACGGAACTTTTATCTCCAAAGCGATCCTTAACAAGACTTTCCAGATTGAAAAAGGCAGTAGTATCCGTTGGGATGGTGATGCCATGAAGCCTGCACTAAATATTACAGCAAACTATGTAAGAATGGTTTCTAATGCGGGAGACTATTTGAATATGGGTAGTCTTCAACCGATAAGTATATTGCTACAGGCCAATATTACGCAATCTCTTGTTGACCCGAAGATAGACCTTGGTGTTTCTGCTTTAGATGTATCCAGCCAGGTTAAAGAAACTCTTGCGGCTAAAATGAGTCAGGATGGAGAAAAAGTACTTCAGTTTGGTTCCGTATTACTACTTAATAGTTTTAATGTTTCAAATACGGGAGGGGTGGGAGTAGATTTTGCTGGAGTAGCGGAATCTTCCGGATATAATATGCTTTTAAAACAGCTGGGTTCAGTTTTAAATACGATGAGTAATGAGTTCCAGATCGATTTAAATTATGTAAAAGGAGATCAGAGCTCTAATGTAGGAGATCGAGCTAATGCCGGAGTGAGTTTTGCACTTTCTCCGCGTATCAAGGTGAAGACCGGTCTGGGAATTCCATTAACCAAAACTGAAAATACAGAAACCAATTATCTTTCTGGTGAAGGATCCATAGAATACGATATCTCTAAAAAGAATGACGGTAGTTTAATCCTAAGAGGTTACTCTAAGCCTTCAAATATTGGTGGAGTAGGATCGGGATTAGGTGTCGGGACTAATGGATCTGCAAATCAGGCCTATGGAGGAGGTGTTGTTTGGAGTAAAAGCTTTAATTCTTTATTCAAAAGAAAGAAAAAAGATAAAAACCAACCAGTAGCAAATGAACGAATAAAAACAGATTCTGTAAAATCATCGGTTAAATAA